One window from the genome of Musa acuminata AAA Group cultivar baxijiao chromosome BXJ1-4, Cavendish_Baxijiao_AAA, whole genome shotgun sequence encodes:
- the LOC135661023 gene encoding protein FAR1-RELATED SEQUENCE 9-like — translation MMDGNPHGVNGLIEQHVELEDDSINFWTTLGVSPHVHVGEPEHPLVPQHHHHHIQQQQQQSLELVEQSVRRELFAVEGDRRLEPFVGMEFESGEAAKTFYIAYAGRVGFSVRIARSRRSKCNESIIMLRFVCSREGFSREKRIIAGKKTRKRAASIREGCKAMLEVIRRGDERWVVTKLMKEHNHELGMPSRVHYIATEGDAVMDPYIGMEFESLELAKTFYYAYAGRVGFEARVRQSRRSLHDESLKMLKLVCSKHRHHSGRDNGSDDNKRVQIQDPSKEGCDALFEIIRKDADIWMVSKLVLEHNHELKPSLRSKVRCVRSQGEILVIAKNFADTRNLLLNGQDTQHPREIRYNDLGPDDAQNLLEYFKKTQADNPFFYYAVQIENNNCMTNIFWADSKARMAYYYFGDVVRFDTKYINDKELMPIVMFTGVNHHQQPVVFGCALMVDETEASFTWLFENWLVAMPALHPVSLITELNRTITSVVAKTLSQTRHCFCKAQILSTIQEELPDLFSEHIPFQGELKACVDESETIESFESCWDAMINRYCLKESAYMQSLYNIRHQWVPVFVKQTFLAEVPGSQSCENFDKVIEKYFTTKTPLRTAVRQLSQTLANRYEKEAQAEFVTLFEKPFLRTASPMEKQAAGIYTRSIFDRFQEEFVESLGYHVDKIEDGPISKYRVMRNEIDDEIYSVDFNSTENKAHCSCFMFEFSGILCRHALRVFIINGVRALPNNYILKRWTKHAKSGFVLDDYGVELRGNAEDPSIARYNDLCRDAIRCAREGATSTEFYAVAKDALQKAINEIVSAKQKRGQQTLQSFITSQKKQTKKVVKITPNKDASGKNLKKLTSTKLLAENDIR, via the coding sequence ATGATGGATGGTAACCCCCACGGCGTTAATGGATTGATAGAACAGCATGTGGAGCTCGAGGACGACAGCATTAACTTCTGGACGACACTCGGTGTCAGTCCTCATGTCCACGTTGGGGAGCCCGAGCATCCTCTTGTGCCACAGCATCACCACCACCACatacagcagcagcaacagcagtctCTTGAGCTGGTGGAACAGTCAGTCCGAAGAGAGCTTTTCGCAGTGGAAGGGGATCGAAGACTAGAACCCTTTGTTGGTATGGAGTTTGAATCTGGGGAGGCTGCAAAGACTTTCTATATAGCATATGCTGGACGTGTGGGCTTCTCTGTTCGCATTGCCAGGTCACGACGGTCGAAATGCAACGAGTCCATCATAATGCTGCGATTTGTGTGCTCAAGAGAAGGGTTCAGCAGAGAGAAGCGTATTATTGCTGGCAAGAAGACGAGGAAACGGGCTGCTTCCATAAGAGAAGGGTGTAAGGCGATGCTTGAGGTGATTCGAAGAGGTGATGAGAGATGGGTCGTGACGAAGCTCATGAAGGAGCATAATCATGAACTTGGGATGCCAAGCAGGGTGCACTACATTGCCACAGAGGGAGATGCTGTGATGGATCCATATATCGGGATGGAGTTTGAATCTCTTGAGCTTGCCAAGACATTTTATTATGCATACGCAGGCCGTGTGGGTTTTGAAGCTCGTGTTCGACAGTCACGCCGATCATTGCATGATGAATCCcttaaaatgttgaaacttgtttgttCAAAGCATCGCCATCATTCAGGGAGGGATAATGGTAGTGATGATAACAAGAGGGTACAGATTCAAGATCCGTCAAAAGAAGGTTGTGATGCACTATTTGAGATAATTCGGAAAGATGCAGACATTTGGATGGTTTCCAAACTCGTACTGGAGCATAATCATGAACTGAAACCTTCTTTGCGAAGCAAGGTTCGATGTGTCCGATCTCAAGGAGAGATACTGGTCATTGCGAAAAACTTTGCTGATACCCGCAATCTTCTGCTAAATGGCCAAGACACACAGCATCCAAGGGAGATTCGGTATAATGATTTAGGACCAGATGATGCTCAAAATCTGCTTGAATACTTCAAGAAAACACAAGCAGATAACCCTTTCTTTTATTATGCTGTACAGATTGAAAATAATAATTGCATGACCAACATCTTTTGGGCTGATTCTAAAGCTCGAATGGCTTACTACTACTTTGGTGATGTTGTTAGATTTGACACAAAATACATAAATGACAAGGAGCTGATGCCTATTGTTATGTTCACAGGTGTAAACCATCATCAACAACCAGTAGTTTTTGGATGTGCTCTGATGGTAGATGAGACAGAAGCATCATTTACTTGGCTTTTTGAGAATTGGCTTGTAGCAATGCCTGCACTGCATCCTGTCTCATTGATTACTGAACTAAACAGGACAATTACATCAGTTGTTGCTAAGACATTATCACAAACACGTCATTGTTTTTGCAAGGCACAGATCTTAAGTACCATACAGGAGGAATTGCCTGATTTATTTTCAGAACACATCCCTTTTCAAGGAGAATTGAAAGCATGCGTTGATGAGTCTGAAACGATTGAATCATTTGAATCATGCTGGGATGCAATGATAAATAGGTATTGTCTGAAGGAGAGTGCTTATATGCAATCACTATACAATATCCGTCATCAATGGGTTCCAGTCTTTGTAAAGCAAACATTCCTTGCAGAAGTCCCTGGATCACAAAGTTGTGAAAACTTTGACAAAGTTATTGAAAAATATTTCACAACAAAAACCCCCTTACGGACGGCTGTTAGGCAACTATCTCAGACGCTTGCAAACCGGTATGAAAAAGAAGCACAAGCTGAGTTTGTAACATTGTTTGAAAAGCCATTTTTGAGGACTGCATCACCAATGGAAAAACAGGCAGCTGGTATCTACACAAGATCAATTTTTGACAGGTTTCAAGAGGAATTTGTTGAATCTTTGGGTTATCATGTGGATAAAATAGAGGATGGACCTATTAGTAAATATAGAGTGATGAGAAATGAAATTGATGATGAAATATACAGTGTTGATTTTAATTCCACTGAGAATAAAGCACACTGCAGTTGTTTCATGTTCGAGTTTTCTGGCATTTTGTGTCGACATGCGCTAAGAGTCTTTATAATCAATGGTGTTCGTGCTCTTCCTAATAATTACATATTGAAACGGTGGACAAAACATGCTAAGAGTGGCTTTGTCTTGGATGATTACGGTGTTGAGCTCAGAGGTAATGCTGAGGACCCTTCAATAGCACGATATAATGATCTCTGCCGTGATGCCATACGATGTGCAAGAGAGGGAGCAACATCTACAGAATTTTATGCAGTTGCAAAGGATGCTCTCCAGAAGGCTATAAATGAGATAGTGTCTGCAAAGCAAAAGAGAGGGCAGCAAACTCTGCAGAGTTTTATTACTTCACAGAAAAAGCAAACCAAAAAGGTTGTGAAGATCACTCCTAATAAAGATGCCTCTGGTAAGAACTTGAAGAAGCTAACATCAACAAAACTACTGGCAGAGAATGACATCAGATGA
- the LOC135661007 gene encoding RNA polymerase sigma factor sigB-like, with protein MACLVPQFKPPSSDSLARPSLPSLHPRAREFVCFRSRCVLSPTTAVIDFERIPKLEAHSTSSSTCAIRPLTYSGSVGPPTKTSIEATLASETLLTCDEAVIAAAAAEAVALARAALELAKDAAQMIGKNLSAEVEKLEETPSEADIKWLERVSLTETEWAGFTNHPAATETIPFEYNVSLDQYASTDISSSTFDEPEFQGMQHIENIAVRSGRQIERRARRARAADKATAGVISLKSGSSGKKKRSAFQEIDYSDPLRYLRGTTSTSKLLTAAEEVELSEGIQSLLKLERLQQDLAERNGCQPTFAQWAAAAGIDQKTLRKRINHGTYCKDKMIKSNIRLVISIAKNYQGAGINLQDLVQEGCRGLVKGAEKFDASKGFKFSTYAHWWIKQAVRKSLSEQSRTIRLPFHMVEATYRVREAKKKLYSDNGRHPDNEEVAEAAGLSMKRLAAVMLTPKAPRSLDQKIGINQSLKASEVIADPAAKTSEDILMKQFMREDLNKVLDTLNPREKQVVRWRFGLEDGRMKTLQEIGELMGVSRERIRQIESCAFRKLKSKKRTKNLRQYIIL; from the exons ATGGCGTGCTTGGTGCCGCAGTTCAAGCCCCCTTCCTCCGACTCCCTCGCCAGGCCCTCCCTCCCCTCCCTTCACC CAAGGGCCAGAGAATTTGTTTGTTTCCGCAGTCGGTGTGTTTTATCCCCTACAACTGCTGTAATTGATTTTGAGCGGATACCTAAGTTGGAAGCTCATTCAACCTCTTCATCCACCTGTGCCATTAGACCATTAACATATTCTGGATCTGTTGGTCCACCCACCAAG ACTAGCATTGAAGCAACCTTGGCTTCGGAAACACTTCTTACATGTGATGAGGCAGTAatagcagctgctgctgctgaagcAGTTGCTCTTGCTAGAGCAGCGCTTGAACTTGCAAAAGATGCAGCTCAGATGATAGGGAAGAACCTGTCAGCAGAAGTTGAGAAGCTGGAAGAGACTCCATCAGAAGCTGACATCAAGTGGCTTGAGAGGGTTAGCCTTACTGAAACAGAATGGGCTGGCTTTACCAACCATCCTGCTGCAACAGAAACTATACCGTTTGAATATAATGTTTCCCTAGATCAATATGCAAGTACAGATATATCCAGTTCAACATTTGATGAACCTGAATTCCAAGGGATGCAACATATTGAAAACATCGCTGTGAGATCTGGGCGCCAAATTGAGAGAAGAGCTAGAAGAGCAAGAGCAGCAGACAAGGCTACTGCTGGTGTTATTTCTTTAAAGTCTGGTTCCTCTGGAAAGAAAAAGCGTTCTGCTTTTCAGGAGATTGACTATTCAGATCCCTTGCGTTACTTGAGGGGAACAACAAGTACATCAAAGCTTCTCACAGCAGCCGAAGAAGTAGAATTGTCAGAGGGAATTCAG AGTCTACTAAAGCTAGAAAGGCTACAACAGGACCTTGCAGAGCGAAATGGTTGTCAACCAACCTTTGCCCAATGGGCTGCAGCTGCTGGAATTGATCAGAAGACTCTGAGGAAGCGCATAAACCATGGCACATATTGCAAGGATAAAATGATTAAAAGTAACATACGACTAGTTATATCAATAGCAAAAAACTATCAGGGTGCAGGAATCAACCTTCAGGATCTTGTTCAG GAAGGATGCAGAGGCCTGGTAAAGGGTGCTGAAAAATTTGATGCTTCTAAAGGCTTTAAGTTTTCAACATATGCACATTGGTGGATCAAACAGGCTGTTCGTAAGTCTCTTTCAGAACAATCCAGGACTATTAGATTGCCT TTTCATATGGTTGAGGCAACTTACCGAGTCAGAGAGGCCAAAAAGAAACTGTACAGTGATAACGGAAGGCATCCTGACAATGAAGAAGTTGCAGAAGCAGCTGGGTTATCAATGAAGAGGCTTGCTGCTGTGATGCTGACCCCTAAAGCTCCAAGATCTCTGGATCAGAAGATCGGAATCAATCAGAGCCTGAAAGCTTCA GAAGTCATTGCTGATCCTGCTGCCAAGACATCAGAAGACATACTCATGAAGCAATTCATGAGGGAGGATCTGAACAAGGTGCTGGATACCTTAAATCCGAGGGAGAAGCAGGTCGTGAGATGGAGATTTGGGCTTGAAGATGGAAGGATGAAGACGCTACAAGAGATTGGAGAGTTGATGGGAGTGAGCAGGGAGAGGATTCGGCAGATAGAGTCCTGTGCTTTCAGAAAACTGAAGAGCAAGAAGAGAACAAAGAATTTGCGGCAATATataattttgtaa
- the LOC135584725 gene encoding serine/threonine-protein kinase STY13-like, with protein sequence MLEGPRFPGIMGSVGGIDNGSSFYDMAYYRKLGEGSNMSIDSINSMQTSVNGGSMAMSRDASSVGSSDSRTGILNHPGLRQIATPNYSVDHSVARPGRVNPGLTGDALVHALLDMRHPTETLQGYEEWTIDLNKLNMGLPFAQGAFGKLYKGTYNGEDVAIKLLERPDNDLERAQLMEQQFVQEVMMLATLKHPNIVRLIGACRKPVVWCIVTEYAKGGSVRQFLMKRQNRSVPLRLAVRQALDVARGMAYVHGLGFIHRDLKSDNLLIFTDKSIKIADFGVARIEVKTEGMTPETGTYRWMAPEMIQHRPYDHKVDVYSFGIVLWELITGMLPFQNMTAVQAAFAVVNKGVRPIIPHDCLPVLGEIMTRCWDANPDVRPPFTEVVRMLETAEMEIVSTVRKARFRCCMSEPMTTD encoded by the exons ATGTTGGAAGGCCCCAGATTTCCTGGAATCATGGGTAGCGTTGGAGGGATCGACAACGGAAGCAGCTTCTATGATATGGCGTACTATCGGAAGCTCGGGGAGGGCTCCAACATGTCGATTGATAGCATCAACAGCATGCAGACTAGCGTCAATGGTGGATCCATGGCTATGTCAAGGGACGCCAGTAGCGTTGGGTCGAGTGACTCGCGTACCGGCATCCTCAACCACCCCGGTCTCCGCCAGATTGCCACCCCGAATTACTCTGTTGACCACAGTGTCGCCCGACCTGGCAGGGTTAACCCGGGGCTGACTGGTGATGCATTGGTACATGCCCTGTTGGACATGCGACACCCCACGGAGACTCTGCAGGGTTATGAGGAGTGGACCATTGATCTTAACAAGCTCAATATGGGTCTGCCCTTTGCTCAAGGGGCTTTTGGGAAGCTCTACAAGGGTACCTACAATGGAGAAGATGTAGCTATTAAGCTGCTGGAGAGGCCAGATAATGACCTAGAAAGAGCACAATTGATGGAGCAGCAGTTTGTGCAGGAGGTTATGATGCTGGCCACTCTGAAGCATCCGAATATTGTGAGGTTGATCGGGGCTTGTAGGAAGCCTGTTGTGTGGTGCATTGTAACTGAGTATGCTAAGGGTGGTTCCGTGAGGCAGTTCTTGATGAAGAGACAGAACAGGTCAGTGCCACTTAGGCTTGCAGTAAGACAGGCTCTTGACGTCGCAAGGGGAATGGCCTACGTTCATGGGCTAGGTTTCATTCACAGGGATCTCAAGTCAGACAATCTTCTGATTTTCACAGACAAATCAATAAAGATTGCTGATTTTGGAGTGGCTCGTATCGAGGTGAAAACTGAAGGGATGACGCCGGAGACTGGAACTTACCGTTGGATGGCTCC AGAGATGATCCAGCATAGACCATACGATCACAAAGTTGATGTTTACAGTTTTGGCATTGTGTTGTGGGAGCTTATAACTGGTATGCTTCCCTTCCAGAACATGACAGCTGTGCAGGCAGCGTTTGCTGTCGTTAACAAGGGTGTCCGACCGATCATACCGCATGATTGCCTTCCGGTGCTTGGTGAGATAATGACCCGCTGCTGGGACGCAAACCCTGATGTGCGTCCTCCCTTCACCGAGGTTGTTAGAATGCTGGAGACTGCAGAGATGGAGATCGTAAGCACTGTCCGAAAGGCTCGATTTAGATGTTGCATGTCCGAACCGATGACCACAGACTGA
- the LOC135661055 gene encoding syntaxin-22-like isoform X1 — protein sequence MSFQDLESGWPVTGRRDLTNGRQDSTQAVAAGLFQITTAVRNFERLVNTIGTPKDTPELRQKLCNTRLQIGQLVKDTCAKLEQVSETDHRLEVSANKKVADAKLARDFQHILKEFKNLQRLAAERETAYMPLVPQAVLPSSYAAIEADSNSNNTLEQRAVLAESRRQEVLLLDNEIIFNEAIIEEREQGIQEIQQQIDQVNEIFKDLAVLVHDQGVVIDDVNTHIENSHAATAQGKTQLKKAAKTQKSNSSLMCLLLVIFGIVLLIVIIVIAA from the exons ATGAGCTTCCAGGATCTGGAGTCGGGGTGGCCGGTCACCGGCCGGAGGGATCTGACTAACGGGCGACAAGATTCGACGCAGGCCGTCGCTGCCGGGCTGTTCCAGATCACCACGGCCGTCCGTAACTTCGAGCGCCTCGTCAACACGATCGGCACCCCCAAGGACACCCCCGAGCTCCGCCAGAAGTT ATGCAATACAAGGCTACAAATTGGACAGTTAGTTAAAGATACTTGTGCCAAACTTGAACAAGTTAGTGAAACAGACCACCGCCTTGAAGTTAGT GCAAACAAAAAAGTAGCTGATGCAAAACTTGCAAGGGATTTCCAACATATTCTGAAAGAGTTCAAGAATCTTCAAAGGCTTGCAGCTGAAAGAGAGACTGCATATATGCCATTGGTTCCCCAAGCAGTTCTTCCTTCAAG TTATGCtgcaattgaagctgactctaatTCCAACAACACACTTGAACAACGTGCTGTACTTGCGGAGTCTAGAAG GCAAGAGGTGCTGTTGTTGGATAATGAGATTATTTTCAATGAGGCAATCATCGAGGAGAGAGAACAGGGTATTCAAGAGATTCAGCAGCAGATTGATCAGGTGAATGAAATCTTCAAGGACCTTGCCGTGCTGGTTCATGATCAAGGAGTTGTAATTG ATGACGTCAACACTCACATCGAGAACTCCCACGCGGCAACTGCACAAGGAAAAACCCAACTCAAAAAGGCAGCAAAAACCCAAAAGTCAAATTCATCCCTG ATGTGCTTGCTTTTGGTGATTTTTGGGATCGTCCTCCTCATTGTGATCATAGTCATCGCAGCATAA
- the LOC135661039 gene encoding uncharacterized protein LOC135661039: protein MDPQTFVRLSIGSLGLRFSVDALKARRGAVHAYSKCFCEIRLRGFPIQTAPVPLISSPEASPDPDSNVILFYLEESDVKALALPRCFRTSQAYLDIVVYMGRQSSHCGVTGRKQQIGSLRLEIGPEWGLEKPALLHNGWMHIGQNKREAEKHGPELHLKAKLDPDLRYVFKFEDETTLSPQIVQLQGTIKQPIFSCKFIQDRRTSPLDMISGHWTNSNTENHDAERRERKGWKVMIHDLSGSAVAAAFMATPFVPSMGCDRVARSNPGAWLILRPDPVSSSESWHPWGRLEAWRETGPRDTVCLRLHILPEGQDAGILVSDVAISSDKGGEFYIDMDRQMPVGIPVGKPQGSTGEFCSASLAPRVGRFVMNCKVQGEGQCSKPLVQLAVQHVTCVEDAAIFMALAAAVDLSIKACRPFGRKSKKKGIFHSFPTLQG from the exons ATGGATCCACAAACTTTTGTCCGATTGTCAATTGGATCCCTGGGACTTAGATTTTCAGTGGATGCTTTAAAGGCTAGGCGAGGCGCAGTACATGCATATTCTAAATGCTTCTGTGAGATCCGCCTGAGGGGTTTTCCCATTCAAACAGCACCTGTGCCTTTGATATCATCCCCTGAAGCCAGTCCAGATCCTGACAGCAATGTTATACTCTTCTATCTTGAAGAGTCTGATGTCAAAGCACTTGCACTTCCACGATGTTTCAGGACTTCTCAAGCGTATCTTGATATTGTGGTCTACATGGGGAGGCAGAGTTCACATTGTGGTGTCACAGGTAGAAAGCAGCAAATTGGGAGTCTCAGGTTAGAAATAGGTCCTGAGTGGGGTTTGGAGAAACCAGCATTGCTTCACAATGGTTGGATGCATATTGGGCAGAACAAACGAGAAGCAGAGAAACATGGACCAGAGCTTCATTTAAAGGCGAAGCTTGACCCTGACCTAAGATATGTTTTTAAATTTGAAGATGAAACTACCTTGAGTCCACAAATAGTTCAGCTACAGGGTACCATTAAGCAACCCATATTCAGCTGCAAGTTCATCCAAGACAGACG AACATCTCCACTGGATATGATTAGTGGCCACTGGACAAACTCAAACACTGAAAACCATGATGCTGAAAGGAGGGAAAGGAAAGGCTGGAAGGTTATGATCCATGATCTCTCTGGCTCTGCTGTAGCAGCTGCCTTCATGGCAACTCCATTTGTCCCATCCATGGGATGTGACAGGGTCGCTCGTTCCAATCCAGGTGCTTGGCTCATCCTCCGTCCTGACCCCGTCAGCTCCTCGGAGAGCTGGCATCCATGGGGTCGACTTGAGGCATGGAGAGAGACTGGACCACGGGATACCGTGTGCCTCCGCCTCCACATTCTTCCCGAAGGCCAGGATGCTGGGATCCTTGTTTCTGATGTGGCAATAAGCTCTGATAAGGGAGGAGAGTTTTACATAGATATGGATAGGCAGATGCCTGTTGGCATTCCTGTGGGAAAACCACAAGGCAGCACAGGCGAGTTCTGCTCAGCATCTTTGGCCCCCAGGGTTGGTAGATTTGTGATGAACTGTAAGGTGCAGGGAGAAGGGCAGTGCAGCAAACCACTGGTTCAACTTGCAGTGCAGCATGTGACATGCGTGGAGGATGCAGCTATCTTCATGGCTCTTGCAGCTGCTGTAGATCTTAGCATAAAAGCATGCAGGCCCTTTGGAAGGAAGTCCAAGAAAAAAGGGATTTTCCATTCTTTCCCAACATTACAGG GATAA
- the LOC135661055 gene encoding syntaxin-22-like isoform X2, protein MSFQDLESGWPVTGRRDLTNGRQDSTQAVAAGLFQITTAVRNFERLVNTIGTPKDTPELRQKLCNTRLQIGQLVKDTCAKLEQVSETDHRLEVSANKKVADAKLARDFQHILKEFKNLQRLAAERETAYMPLVPQAVLPSSYAAIEADSNSNNTLEQRAVLAESRRQEVLLLDNEIIFNEAIIEEREQGIQEIQQQIDQMTSTLTSRTPTRQLHKEKPNSKRQQKPKSQIHP, encoded by the exons ATGAGCTTCCAGGATCTGGAGTCGGGGTGGCCGGTCACCGGCCGGAGGGATCTGACTAACGGGCGACAAGATTCGACGCAGGCCGTCGCTGCCGGGCTGTTCCAGATCACCACGGCCGTCCGTAACTTCGAGCGCCTCGTCAACACGATCGGCACCCCCAAGGACACCCCCGAGCTCCGCCAGAAGTT ATGCAATACAAGGCTACAAATTGGACAGTTAGTTAAAGATACTTGTGCCAAACTTGAACAAGTTAGTGAAACAGACCACCGCCTTGAAGTTAGT GCAAACAAAAAAGTAGCTGATGCAAAACTTGCAAGGGATTTCCAACATATTCTGAAAGAGTTCAAGAATCTTCAAAGGCTTGCAGCTGAAAGAGAGACTGCATATATGCCATTGGTTCCCCAAGCAGTTCTTCCTTCAAG TTATGCtgcaattgaagctgactctaatTCCAACAACACACTTGAACAACGTGCTGTACTTGCGGAGTCTAGAAG GCAAGAGGTGCTGTTGTTGGATAATGAGATTATTTTCAATGAGGCAATCATCGAGGAGAGAGAACAGGGTATTCAAGAGATTCAGCAGCAGATTGATCAG ATGACGTCAACACTCACATCGAGAACTCCCACGCGGCAACTGCACAAGGAAAAACCCAACTCAAAAAGGCAGCAAAAACCCAAAAGTCAAATTCATCCCTG A